One segment of Anastrepha obliqua isolate idAnaObli1 chromosome 3, idAnaObli1_1.0, whole genome shotgun sequence DNA contains the following:
- the LOC129243072 gene encoding larval/pupal cuticle protein H1C-like: MAFKFVLCFAAFLAVANAGAILSHVAVAPVAVAKIANPSVDAVATTHQNVVRSFAGTGSHHSKAVDTPYSSVRQSDTRINNKVYAPAVAKTITTYAAPVAKVFAAPVPTVATYATAAAPLVSKSLVAPVAKVAPVVYSHPAAPAVYSHVAAAPAVAYSPAVAVAHVAFDGFGTHWGY, translated from the coding sequence atggctttcaaattcgTACTCTGTTTTGCTGCCTTCCTTGCTGTGGCCAACGCTGGTGCTATCCTATCGCACGTTGCCGTAGCTCCTGTTGCCGTCGCTAAGATTGCTAATCCCTCAGTAGACGCTGTCGCTACCACCCATCAAAATGTGGTGCGCTCTTTCGCTGGAACCGGCTCACATCACTCCAAGGCTGTGGACACACCATACTCCAGCGTTCGCCAATCGGACACACGCATCAACAACAAAGTCTATGCACCAGCTGTCGCTAAAACTATTACCACTTATGCCGCTCCTGTAGCTAAAGTATTTGCCGCTCCTGTTCCCACCGTTGCTACTTACGCCACCGCTGCCGCTCCATTGGTTAGCAAGTCTCTAGTTGCTCCAGTGGCCAAGGTCGCACCAGTTGTGTACTCACATCCAGCGGCGCCAGCGGTTTACAGTCATGTTGCTGCTGCTCCAGCTGTTGCCTATTCACCAGCTGTGGCTGTTGCGCATGTTGCCTTTGATGGTTTCGGTACTCACTGGGGGTATTAA